AAAGGAGAGCTTAGAGCAGAATTTCAGATAAGACACAGTGCATTGCCTGAAtagaaagagagaggaaaaaaactaGCATTCAGGTCAAGCAGTCTTCGCATATCTGTGAGAAGAATCCATGTTTTCGGAGAGCAAGAAGCTGCTGATCTTTTTAGTATCTGTAACTTTCCAGAGTGGTGCAGAACAATATTTCCTCGCATTGAAGGAAAGGAACTGTGGTTAATAAGATCGAAACAAAATCATGTTTGCATAtttaataataacaaaaataaataattaataataatgtTTCTCTGATATAGCCCAACAGGTCTACCTAGCGAAATATTATTCTCCAGAAAACAGTGGTAAATGTAAGGTCTTGCCCTAAAGGCTCTCCACCCAGCCTCTCAAGAGACATATTAAGAGTTCCTTTATGCGATGTAGAAATAAACTATGCCATCTATCGGCACAGCGCCTATATGCTCTTGGGATGTCATAGCGCGGCGTGCAGTAATAAAGTGGCCACTCCGCTAGGTTCCCTTGAGAGTTAGTGAGTAAGGCAACTTCTAATTGCATATAGATACCATACTGGAGCCTTACCTGGAGGAGGCATCTTGACGGTGCGAGTGGAATGCCACTTGTGGTATGCGCCTTTAACCACTATGTCGTAGCTAGCACTAACGCTGTATTGCGCATCGGGCTTCAGGTTGTCGAACCTGTATTGTTGGCTTTTAGCGTCGGTGGTGTAGTGAGTACACGTCTTGTCAAAGGGAACGAGTAGACAGACTTCAAAGTACATCGTGCCGTCTTCGTACTTTGTCCGCCATGTTGCCTGCAGGGACGTTGAGCTGACGGGCTGTAGGTTGAAGTCAGCAATCACAGAAGCTGTAACATTTAGAAAGCAATTAAACTCTGCAATCATGCCATAATTGCTGCGTTTGTGTCGAGTGAGCGAACTGATGCTAGTATCCCAAAGATAGACAAGAAAACACGACTCATTTCTGGCAGCTATAAAAGAGCGACCTCTACAAGCAAGCAGCAATGCCATGTCGACAAAGGAGCTACCTATTCGGCATTCCTCAAACTCGCCAaccaataataattaataattggttttggggggaaaggaattggcgcagtatctgtctcatatatcgttggacacctgaactgcgccgtaagggaagggataaagaagggagtgaaagcagaaaggaaggaagagttgccgtagtggagggctccggaataatttcgaccacctggggatctttaacgtgcactgacatcgaccagcacacgggcgccttagcgtttttcctccataaaaacgcagccgccgcggtcgggttcgaacccgggaactccggatcagtagtcgagcgccctaaccactgagccaccgcggcggggttgccAACCACGCTGACTTCGTTTGTGAGATTAAAGAGACAGCATTAAGAACTTGGAATGCTGTGTGCTTTATTTGCAGCGTTTTCCTGGTGTTGCCAAAGGCCAGTCCGGTCAGGCAGTCGCGTGTTAGGTGTGGCTTAAGCGGAACGTCGATGGTCTTTCCCTTATCGATGCAAACGGGGAGATTTTGCGCCAAAAGCCCTTTGCTTCGTGCGAACACTGCTCACTCAATGCCGCGTGGTCTGCATGCGAAGGAAAGTGTTCTCGCACTACTGTACGTGAGGTAAAATTTCTTTTATGTGTAGCTTACTCTACCATGCGACCTCTTCAGTGCTGAGAGCGTGCTCAGAGCCCAAAGCGATAATTTCTACAACTATGCGGCTATCACGCGCCCGCAACCAGATCAGATCCCGCACTTATGAAAACTTTAAAGAAcatcttcttgggcgagttggtcacaattcatctttggtactaggcgcgaacacacacagaacacaaggaagggaacggcACAGAGCGTTCTGTCCGGGACAGAGCGCTCTatcccgttcccttccttgtgttctgtgtgtgttcgcgcctagtacaaAATATGACTTATGAAAACCATCGCAGCAGGCTTGTGGCTCACATATGATGTGAGCTTGAGGCCGTCAGACCAAGGCTAAAACGGGCAGAGTGATGGGATGCcattttaattgaaaaaaaaagatgtaccAGGAAGCTATTTTTTGCATTAAAGAGCATTTGGTTAGTAGGGAATCAATGGGAGCCAATATGGACTCGCCTGTGAAACGAGACAAGAGTCCATGGGAAACGAGACAAGAGTAAACGTATCTCAGGGTGTGTAAAAAGATGCGAAGTATTAGCCATCAGACTGCGGACTTCTCAGTGACAGTATAGGTTGTTTTATGCAGGGCGAGATCAGAATATAATTTCAAATGAATTGCACTGAATCAAGCTCAACGTGAATATCAATCGTATGGTCTGAGAACTTACAGAGTTTCGCAGGTGCTTCCTTCCACACCTCGCGCTTGGTTAGAGCAGCTTCCTGAagcagggagagaaaaaaaaagccatgctGGCGTGGTCAGCACCCAAACCACTCTCTGCTTCACAACTCGTGAAGGTAGCAAGTGTTCATGGCTGATGGAGAATATCTGAAAAGCCAGTAGTGCAGTGCGGTTCATATTTATTTGATATATAATAATATGGGCAGCTTTTATCACTTGTGCAGGCCTAATTTGTTGTGTTAGTTTGCTTAATAGTTTGAGATTTACACAACTGTGAGGTTGTCTATAGATTTCTTAGGCATTCATTTTTTTATAAGAAAGCAATAAACAAGGATTGTTCTATGACATGGAAACTTGGCAACGCTTTtattaagaaagaaagagagtAAGACGGTCCTTCTAATGCACTCTCTAACGCACCTGAAGCTGCGCCATGCATTCCacataaaatattttcttttcatttatttaaggaTTAAAGAATTTAAAGAAAATCACATCGCACAGCTCCCGTAGTGTAATCCGCTGCACATTGTGTGGATAAACATCTCCAAACGGGAGTGAACGGTGGTTTTCTATTCATGCTGCCATGCGGTTCAAGTTACATCCTTTTTTCTCTATAGGTTTCATCTTTCACGTAGACTTTTGAGTATTCTTTTGAGCCCTAGGCGTTGCAAAACTTCGACACTGGTTTCTTATCAATGACTTCTAAattataaaaatgaaaaaatggttGTGTTTGCTGTGCTATTAGTTGCAACAGCACTTGTAATTTCGTCCTCTTTAATATACTCGGGACACTAAATATACCTATAATTAAGCGGAACACAATGACGAAGGAGTGACAGAGAAGCCTAAATTTGCTAGTCAACGGTTTGGTCACCTCTGGTTTGTAATCTCCTTACCTATATATTTTTAAAAGTTTCTTGACACCTCTGCGTATTCGGATATAATGATGCATTTTCCTTTACACTCTTTCCAAGTTGATAGGGTCATTAAATCGGCTTTTTACTTGTCCGTACCGGCAATCGGTGTGTCCCCGCCCCGACCACGGCTCATTTAAGTCGAATTTAGACAACTTACAGCACCCTATAGCCAACCTTACTTCGCCCGTACTCCTAATCAACCCTCTATCACCTGACCGATGTGAAAGGCCTATGTAACCCACGCCAGTGGCGACCAGGCTTGCACTCAGAAAAGGCGTCCTGTTGTGGAACCGGTGGCCAGCGCGCTTGGGTTCTTTTTCTTCTCCTGGTTGGTTTTTCTCTCCAAGAGCTCCTTCTTGGCAGCCCTATATTTTCGTATGATTCTCACCGAGTTAGAGATTTCTCGCTTATCTGCATGAATTTCACTGTTTTCTCAACAGGAGGCAATACTTCAATAGTTTTTTTCACCTATAGGAACTCAAGGAAAGCATCACCAGACATTTGTGCGCAATTAGGAGCGTGTCTGCAAATATTCGTGCCGCCTTCAGCAATTAATCGCCAAACTTCTTTTTCGGTCGTGAATGCTGCAACGCATGGGCGGCGTATGTAACgatttgcttctatttccatatTGTTTGGTTATGTCCTCGGTCACCAGAAAATCAGCAGCAGGTGAGGCATGAATCCACCGATGAAAGGAACCATGCTCTGCGCAACATTTTCCTGTTACGAATTGAAATTCCATGCAATATTTAATGGGGAGAAAaatgtaatttatttatttattttatttacattacccctcagggccagtggcattacaAAGTCGGAGcggtaaatataaaaaaaaacagtgagaaaatacagttagttacaagaatatttaaaaagcatctgaatatacaatgttagctattgctacgcggaactgctcataatttacaatgccagcaacttctgcgggaaggtggttccagtcacgtgaggttcgcggcaggaatgactgcgagaagcatttcgtgttgcatgacacaattccgaCTTTGAGATTCTGATCAAAACGGCGGGATAAataaattggctgggggatgaggtgatcacgtaAAGCATCCAATATCAACTTAAGTAAAATTGCAAGCAAATTTGACTCACGCAACGTTTTTATGAAGTTATGAAGTAATGAAGTTTACGAAGTTATGAGTTTTTGGAGTGGGACCGCGAAGGCGACCGCTGAACGAAAACATGGCTGCAAGCCGAAAAGCATTTCAACGTAGGACGCTGCGTTGTTCGTTGTCTTGTGTAATACATTTTCATTAACCACGCGCGATTCCCCTCAGTACACGCACAACAGCTGCCGTTTCAAATAAAAGCTGCGAAGCAATCACACTAACTGGTTTTGTAAACGTGTTTGTTCCACATTGAGTGTACAAGTTCTTTACTGAGGTGGAAGTCGCACCGATAAAATTCCTGAGGCATGTCTGAAGCGTCATCGTGCAAGCTCACTTGTCGGCATCGGCTGAAGTTTGCCAGCGTTCAGAAATAAAGCGATACCATAATTTCTAATCTTTGCAAATGAAGTTACCCATCGTCAACCGCGTTTTATTAGTACTATGCCCACTGCTACTCAAGTACCGACAGTATCCACTTTACAGAACACTCGTAACCTTTCCTTCAACGGCTTATGTCAGCGGAATATCGCAGCCTGTGAGAAACAAGCAGATGAATGAAAAAAATGACAGTAATTTTTAAACAATACCACCGCTCACATTACTTACAAGTGAGACCACAGTAATTAGTACTATATATGAATGCTTTATGATGGCTGCCTGCTGAGGCGTTTAACACAAAGCCCTAAAATAAATTCCCAAATGCAGGCACGGGAAGGAATGAAAGTATACATTAAAGGCTTCTCTGCATGTCGATGAATTCATGCTAATTAAGGAAGAAAATAGAAATGTGTATACGTTTGTCGGGCTAAAAAGTATGGGGACGCTTAAGCcaccttaagagtggaacgcgatagcattactTTTCACATGTGTTGCAGCGCCTGCAGCAAcctctgtgtgtgtttgtgttagTTTCTTTGCATGAGCCACCATATTCACATTGCTACCTGCGATAGCAGGGATCCGCTATGATGTACCGGTTCCGGAATATGCATATATcgccttttgttttgtttttgatttcGATTCTCTGTCAAGGTTGCTCTCTCGGAACTAGGCTGCTCACAGCACGCTGGGAAGGTttcgatgacgtcacaaagtcatgtTACCTCTGCCTACCAATCGTTAGGTTAGCTGCCACCTGTCAAGATGGGCCGGTCTCTCACAATCCGCTGACCAGGTTGCAACCTGCCAAAGTGGAAAGGTTGTGGTGACAGCACAAGGGTCACGTGgcctctcgaccaatcagtgaATTTCTTTGAGATCGGTGGTGTTTTGGTGTGACCACAACTGTAATGCTATCGAATTCATTATTATGAAAAACAAAGAACCGTATTCGTCTATGGCTTTCATGAACACATGTATGTGCCTTTATTAACGAACGCAGCTGACAGGTATAGAACGGCTGTTGAGCAGGCAAGGCTAGGAAAAAGAGGGGTTCGTTATGACAAGCAaccgaaggaagccaacagtaatcgAAATCAATGAAAGCGCTGGAGAACGtttaactttttatttttaatttttgatgTTGATCACAAGGAAATTAATGATGTAATTATTTTCTAGCGGAAAGATAACAGATTacttagtaaaaaaaaagcaatcgcACGGTCGGTTGGATCCAAACCAATGACCTTCGATTTTCGCTTACGGTACTctgccaactaagctacggcggcGGTCCAGTCTTCTACTTTCGGAGGCATTTATCTTGCATGTAACCTAACCTTAAGAATGATCAACAGCGCCACCTTCGTTCATAGCGGTGAACGCAGTTCGCCCTTTGCGTCTTATGGAACGGCGTCCTGCATAAAGACGTGTCACAACAGTTGCTCAAAGCGAGAGGCATCCGTTTCGTTCATGGTGAATTCTAACGGCGAAAAATATCTGGGAACTGGACAGTGCTTCCGATGCTAGCAAGTAAATGCCCGAAAGTGGCCATTAAGAAATGCAATgatttctttcagttgtttcaaAGTTTACATCACTTTTCAAAAACTCATTGCTTAAAACTGCCACACTTAAAGCAGAATATTGTAGATATATACGATTTAAACGCTGAGAAGTTGATGCAAAATTCCAATAACTTACCCTTTTCTGTAGGCTGCCGTATGCCGTAGCAGTAAGGGTCGCTGAAAGCGAAATATACGCGAGCAAAAACAACTGCACAGCCATTGGAAACCGTGGTACCTCGTGCTGGGAATGGCGGCGCCCAACTGCGCAGCACACGTTGCCTATTTTTTCATTCAGCCCCTAACGGCAGGTGCAGAGAGACGTTGCTGCAGCAGGCGAGCTAGAGAACGACCAAAACATCCGCTGTAGTAGACATTCCTCTGGCGATCGTAGCTGTTGCCACGCAGCCGTTCACGCGCGATAGAGAAGCATTCGAAAATAGCTCAGGGCTGTCGCTCTCAACGCTCCAGTGAGGCGCGACAGCGTTGTTGTGAGCCTGCGTAGACTGGCGATTGTATCCAACAGTGGCTGTCGCTACACGCGCAAAGTGCACTGCGTTAAACATTTGGCTAATATTAAAGAACAGTACGAATAGATCTGATCGAGGAAAACATGTCGGGTAGGATTGTAAACACACGAGCAATTACTTTTCATTACAACAAGCCAAATGCAAAACACAGGTTTGTTGAGGCCAAACAAGGGCTTAAAAGGCAGTGCTAAGCAGTCAGGCACATCAGAGAAAGGATAAAAACAGAGAGTAATGCTACGGTCTGATCCAACGTGCTATGATATATTTTTTGTTCGCAGAAGTACGCAACAGGCTACACTGACTTGATGCATTGCTTGAATGCGTGTCTCCGTGTTCTCCGTAGTAGCAACGTGTTTTGCCACTGCCGTTATCGACAGCTGACGTAGCGCCTTTAGCAAAAACGTTTCTGACCACCTTACAACGCTTCGTGAGAGCATTCTGTGAGCTTCTGCTTCATGTGCGCGCGAAGTCAAATAATAGATTTCTTTTCACTGAATGCAACTGTTATCTGAACAATTGTAAGCAAAGTATTCGTTGGAACATAAACAATAATGTTATTATTACTACATGAATCCCCCTTGTTGATATAAGGGGACATGACGGACATGTTCACCCAGTGACTGTTCGCTGTAAATAACGCATTCGACGCCGAAAGAATCAGATTTAAATAACCTCCCGCCAGAGGATTCAAAATCGTGACGTGCTTTCTGAGAATGATGAGTTGTGGTCTTTCTGAAGTGAATTGAGGTGTATCATTGCCTACTGGATACGCGCAAAAATCGGCGTTTATAATAAGCTCTTACACGTCTCCTACCAAAACGTTTTTTATTTTAAACCCAATATTTTGAAGCCTCCTCGACtccttcaggggtgactgggggctgCGGCTAGCGGCTTTATGTATAAATGGAGGGGCAGCAGGGTgccgaaagaaagaaagcggtgATTCACATCACCAATAATGTGAGGCTAGCTGCTTCAAATGCAGCTTCCACCTCTGGTGACCTCATAATTATAAAGGTGCTGCCAGTAGTGCGTACGCGGAGATTCTCGTAACAAAAGAGGTGAGGAGATAGGGGCTATAAGCAATTTGTTTTCTTCACCTTTTTTTTATCACGTTTATTTTCGAATCCATTTATAGCATCTCTAGCACCTGCACCTTTTCATCGAAGGATTGGAATATGAATGTGTGCCAAATCTGTCTCGTTGCTGCTACAGTGTGGGCTTTTTGCCGAAGTTCTTCCCTTGGGATTCCAGGTGTAGCCGAGGATGAGTTGGAGCaaatgtgacgtcatcactaagTGCCGAAGAGCAGCGGCTAGAGGTCCGCTGCAGAAGGCTGAGCATGCAACCAGCGCATTGGCACGGAACCTGAAACGCAACTACATTTTTGCAAGTTCTATGGACGATCCGCTGTAGAACGAAGACAGCTGGGCTCACCGCAGCGGTTCTTCTTAATCGCATTCCTAGAAAATTAATCAGCACTCGCTCATTGCTAAGCTAAGCCGCAAAGCTAAGCTCTGAAGATTTTCAAA
The genomic region above belongs to Amblyomma americanum isolate KBUSLIRL-KWMA chromosome 9, ASM5285725v1, whole genome shotgun sequence and contains:
- the LOC144104254 gene encoding uncharacterized protein LOC144104254 gives rise to the protein MAVQLFLLAYISLSATLTATAYGSLQKREAALTKREVWKEAPAKLSSVIADFNLQPVSSTSLQATWRTKYEDGTMYFEVCLLVPFDKTCTHYTTDAKSQQYRFDNLKPDAQYSVSASYDIVVKGAYHKWHSTRTVKMPPPGWEGAASSFASSGLLVLAPLLYFVARWAA